One part of the Nitrospinaceae bacterium genome encodes these proteins:
- a CDS encoding MFS transporter — MTAAVDDGPEETRVQKRNLVSLIIAHIGNDSFFGFLPPLLPLLVVKMDMTLSMAGLLASAFAFTGAVGQPLFGYFADRYRKSWLIALGPIGGAFMTLLIYMPNYWSILLLFLFAGSGSACFHPVASVIAAQISGKRKGLGVSLYVSGGRIGMGLGAAFSTFLVTNWGLESIPIAGLMGLALGLPYFFIAPEITSPSTRVPMNFMDTMGSLAGLYRPLIVMWLVNVCRTTVTMLVGTYMPLYVVTAGGSIGAGGRSITLFLFAAAMGGIYGGHLSDRIGRRTVMIVATLLGTPVLGVTFLMPAPLDTIFLMLSGAILYSSMGVSVAYAQEVAPENRALVSSLMLGVVWFVGSMIAIGVGALGDIWGILTVLPITIVVFGGLGAVISFWLPKLDKN, encoded by the coding sequence TTGACGGCTGCTGTAGATGACGGGCCGGAGGAGACAAGGGTTCAGAAGCGAAATCTTGTATCTCTTATCATAGCGCATATCGGAAATGATTCTTTTTTTGGTTTTTTGCCTCCTCTTCTTCCTTTGCTTGTTGTGAAAATGGACATGACCCTCAGCATGGCGGGTCTGCTTGCCAGTGCATTTGCTTTCACCGGGGCCGTTGGGCAGCCGCTGTTCGGCTATTTCGCCGATCGTTATAGAAAGAGTTGGCTCATCGCACTAGGGCCAATCGGCGGGGCTTTTATGACCTTGTTGATTTACATGCCCAATTACTGGTCGATACTTTTGCTATTTCTGTTTGCCGGTTCGGGGTCGGCCTGTTTTCATCCGGTGGCATCGGTTATCGCTGCGCAGATTTCTGGAAAACGAAAGGGGCTAGGGGTGTCGTTGTATGTTTCCGGCGGGCGCATTGGCATGGGCCTTGGAGCGGCTTTTTCGACATTTCTCGTCACGAACTGGGGGCTCGAGTCGATACCGATAGCCGGACTTATGGGATTGGCGCTCGGGTTGCCATATTTCTTCATTGCGCCAGAGATAACGAGTCCCTCCACCCGGGTCCCGATGAATTTCATGGACACGATGGGCTCGCTTGCCGGTTTGTATCGCCCGCTTATTGTCATGTGGCTTGTAAATGTCTGCCGGACGACGGTGACGATGCTGGTGGGAACCTATATGCCGCTTTACGTGGTGACGGCTGGGGGGAGCATCGGCGCTGGCGGGCGCTCGATTACGCTGTTTCTTTTTGCGGCGGCCATGGGTGGGATTTACGGGGGCCATCTCTCGGACCGCATTGGCAGGCGGACGGTCATGATTGTGGCAACTTTACTCGGAACGCCGGTCCTCGGGGTGACTTTCTTGATGCCCGCGCCGCTGGATACGATTTTCCTGATGCTCTCAGGGGCGATCCTTTACTCGTCCATGGGTGTGTCGGTGGCGTATGCCCAGGAGGTTGCGCCCGAGAACAGGGCGCTGGTTTCCTCCTTAATGCTCGGTGTCGTCTGGTTCGTGGGAAGCATGATTGCGATTGGGGTGGGGGCGCTGGGGGATATCTGGGGCATTCTCACCGTTTTGCCAATTACGATTGTCGTCTTCGGTGGGCTGGGGGCAGTGATATCATTTTGGCTACCGAAACTGGATAAAAATTAG